Proteins from one Ahaetulla prasina isolate Xishuangbanna chromosome 2, ASM2864084v1, whole genome shotgun sequence genomic window:
- the RMI2 gene encoding recQ-mediated genome instability protein 2 isoform X2: MMEKSCLRSPPVKVLAAQLKRCRQVPGGSWLLDREEYGRPALAVSLVWMQGKVLAVEQDGSTVRLLDESGSFVVSGVERVPKGKPCLSPGKYVMVMGLVQGCIPEPVLQAVKMTDLSGNPLHRTMWELEVEDLQRSLLS; the protein is encoded by the coding sequence ATGATGGAGAAATCTTGCTTACGGTCGCCGCCGGTGAAGGTCCTGGCTGCGCAGCTGAAGCGGTGCCGCCAAGTCCCTGGCGGCTCGTGGTTGTTGGACCGGGAAGAATACGGACGTCCGGCGTTGGCTGTGTCTCTGGTCTGGATGCAGGGCAAAGTATTAGCCGTAGAGCAGGATGGTTCGACTGTGAGGTTGCTAGACGAGAGCGGTTCTTTCGTGGTTTCCGGCGTGGAGAGAGTCCCTAAGGGAAAACCTTGCCTCAGCCCTGGAAAGTATGTGATGGTGATGGGCTTGGTGCAGGGTTGCATCCCAGAACCTGTCCTTCAAGCCGTGAAGATGACGGATCTTTCGGGCAATCCCCTGCACAGGACTATGTGGGAGTTGGAAGTGGAAGATTTGCAGCGAAGCCTCCTCTCCTGA